A region from the Gossypium hirsutum isolate 1008001.06 chromosome A08, Gossypium_hirsutum_v2.1, whole genome shotgun sequence genome encodes:
- the LOC107934086 gene encoding uncharacterized protein isoform X4 gives MDNDENDSQSHNRHLAGEGNNKFPPVLRPYALPRFDFDDNLHGHLRFDSLVETEVFLGIESSEDNQWIEDFSRGGTGIAFSSSAAESCSISRCNNVWSEAASSESVEMLLKSVGQDETIPVQTISKNSDACDELGCLINQMEPTLKHGDGGLSKVGDDLQPALQSGEFPGKLPGLKDDVGGDHLLVEGVSQMHEFGISVDSTLEDLNTRNTDLPVTKRDDSKEHSVNENLVEASVDQSVDDREQEDKCTGSQVDAVIHSVQNTYASNALIDSQDTTHLKHDLIDENVDGSASQNVDLSQEIQTDGQNVSENAVVSVTLLAQKNSALDVHSKEDGHAIGNITTAGEPVDRISKGNSNLQMVEGCSEGLRVESPLRTSISEDIVLSERKLHDISPMPFFGDTDLKEHGSEVSNMDTRNSMSLESNMDSTVQIACDALEKKDSLDSDSHPDMKILSSKSEKSLVVDDNGSKREGEGSHNTLGTEPMKECEESIVVEHSDDYKSDQTVSTAANQNTKLSSDSSNTDCGEGGSVPVIKGVDFSSSGTGGTADELASILQSDVAISGKSMECVLSPSGKDLPAATAAVSDQNKVQVSSSETSFSIMNTSGMTSEKGAPCETSGQSSCSKVDQSLSMEGTSIDEGQHGDQAIHGLSVEVVRDKHVSSIVSDSTVRGTDGAEAQVISKSGSSEAAGAVSIQQNNQTSTSSSPSTSKEPTCDSGQNHPEDSDPKLLIKEKNSDHVAMHHVDGGHAKTDNSSFPSAPSSESQTKIHMMGSGSSSADLDNPSCGSPIVIRTSEQFPSKIGNDDLKGSEGRSASISGVINGEENKDQSISEDMKRNYASPGDRTFTFEVPPLADLSGKEAGKNLQLFSTMQHDTISSVKGTQSTASLSKVGTKAAQEVSHANLQASESENVRGRSKGTSEGSGSKGTSERRARRVGGKSAGKEATKKGIVAKEMTPASRSKRSASLSSAGIGQLVQSNEVKHSGHMEGATTKPFGVLSTSVSSLPDLNASASSSAVFHQPFTDLQQVQLRAQIFVYGALIQGTAPDEAYMISAFGGLDGGRTMWENAWRACIDRVHSQKSHLVSPETPMQTPLGAKSSDQSVKRNALQNKVTSSPVSRSTSKGTPTTIVNPMVPLSSPLWSISTPSCDALQSTGIPRSAVMDYQQALSPLRPPPIRNFVGHNAPWMSQSPFRVPWVPQTSSFDARFPVLPITETVNLTPAREASVPHSSAMKQASTVPMVQSGCPANVFAGTPLLDTKKATATRGQHSAYPKPRKRKKSTVSEDPGQIKPHSQSESVSATVATSNVSTPAAITTLATVVSKSSTDKFVTSVPVDHLENGEQDSDQRVALSEETFGKLQEAQKQAEDASALAAAAVHHSQEIWNQLGKHKNSGLEPDFETELTSTAVAIAAAASVAKAAAAAAKVASNAALQAKLMADEALVSSGYKNSVPTNAIASDNVKKLGKATPASILRGENATSSSNSIIIAAREAARRRVEAASAASKRAENMDAIVKAAELAAEAVSQAGKIVAMGEPFPLTELVEAGPEAYWKVPRASPESNGSVREHIDSGRVEGPTSSARLPKEVQVEKREKQSVEYGMSPTLREIARESIEDHSRLTGGILGPTAASGKDKKGPKGRKASEIAKTKGVTSESEIGFGPPSVITQSEHGKGGETSKNNNLREGSRVEVLRDGDGLKVAWFPADILDLKDGKAYVCYNELRSEDGDKLKEWVELEGEGNRAPRIRTVRPVTAMPFEGTRKRRRAAMGDYNWAPGDRVDSWMQDSWWEGVVTEKSQTDETSFTVHFPARGETSVVKAWLLRPSLIWKNGSWVEGSSFQDNNGSSHEGDTPQEKRPRIGGPVVEGRGEDKLSKSLDLKESWKPGDMRLLDLSDNEKIFNIGRSTRDENKPDSLKMVRTGLKKEGSRVIFGVPKPGKKRKFMEVSKHYVADQSAADVSHAENISGKHNIMEFRSFSSSDGAAKGPVLFSSVAFSSDAPPKKNSASNAKSERVSKPKLGPASGKLAKIEEEKGSNDNSMKTVSEVEPRRSNRRIQPTSRLLEGLQSSLIISKIPSVSHDRSHKSQNRSSRGNNQG, from the exons ATGGATAATGATGAAAATGATTCCCAAAGCCACAATCGTCATTTAGCTGGTGAAGGGAACAATAAATTTCCTCCTGTTTTACGCCCTTATGCTCTCCCAAGATTTGATTTTGATGATAACCTTCATGGGCATTTAAGATTTGATAGTTTGGTTGAAACTGAAGTTTTTCTTGGCATTGAAAGTAGTGAAGATAATCAGTGGATTGAAGATTTTTCTCGTGGGGGTACTGGGATTGCATTTAGTTCAAGTGCAGCTGAATCTTGTTCAATTTCTAGGTGCAACAATGTCTGGTCTGAGGCAGCCTCCTCAGAATCTGTTGAAATGCTATTAAAGTCTGTAGGACAGGACGAAACTATTCCTGTTCAGACTATTAGTAAGAATTCAGATGCCTGTGATGAACTGGGCTGCTTAATAAATCAGATGGAGCCTACTTTGAAACATGGAGATGGTGGTCTTTCTAAAGTGGGGGATGACTTACAGCCTGCATTACAGTCAGGAGAGTTTCCAGGGAAACTTCCTGGGTTGAAAGATGATGTAGGAGGAGATCATCTGCTGGTTGAAGGTGTTTCTCAAATGCATGAATTTGGCATATCTGTTGATAGCACATTGGAAGATCTAAATACCAGAAATACTGACTTGCCTGTGACTAAGAGAGATGATTCTAAAGAACATAGTGTTAACGAAAATCTAGTGGAAGCTTCTGTTGATCAATCTGTGGATGACAGGGAGCAGGAAGATAAATGTACTGGTTCACAAGTTGATGCTGTGATTCACTCCGTGCAGAACACTTATGCAAGTAATGCTTTGATAGATAGTCAAGATAccacacatttaaaacatgatcTCATTGATGAAAATGTGGACGGTTCAGCAAGTCAAAATGTTGACTTGAGCCAAGAAATTCAAACTGATGGTCAGAACGTGAGTGAGAATGCAGTTGTAAGTGTTACCTTGCTTGCACAGAAGAATTCAGCCTTGGACGTGCATTCTAAGGAAGATGGACATGCTATTGGAAACATTACGACTGCAGGTGAGCCTGTTGATAGGATATCGAAAGGGAATTCCAACCTCCAGATGGTGGAAGGGTGCAGCGAGGGCTTGAGGGTAGAAAGTCCTTTGCGGACTAGCATTTCCGAAGACATTGTCTTGTCTGAAAGAAAATTACATGACATATCACCAATGCCTTTTTTTGGTGATACTGACCTTAAGGAACATGGAAGTGAAGTCAGCAATATGGATACTAGAAATTCTATGAGTCTAGAGTCAAATATGGATTCAACGGTGCAGATAGCATGTGATGCTCTTGAGAAGAAGGATTCGTTAGACAGTGATAGCCACCCTGATATGAAAATCTTGAGCAGCAAGTCTGAAAAATCTTTGgtagtggatgataatggttcTAAGCGTGAAGGTGAAGGTTCCCACAATACTTTGGGAACAGAACCTATGAAAGAATGTGAAGAAAGTATAGTCGTTGAACATAGTGATGATTATAAATCTGATCAGACCGTTTCAACTGCTGCAAATCAGAACACCAAATTGTCTTCCGATTCTAGTAACACAGATTGTGGGGAAGGTGGATCTGTGCCTGTAATAAAGGGAGTTGACTTCTCATCCTCCGGTACAGGTGGCACAGCTGATGAGTTAGCTTCGATTTTACAATCTGATGTTGCCATTAGTGGCAAGTCaa TGGAGTGTGTTCTTTCGCCTTCTGGTAAGGATCTTCCTGCTGCTACTGCTGCTGTGTCTGATCAAAACAAGGTTCAAGTGTCATCTTCAGAAACAAGTTTCTCAATCATGAATACTTCTGGAATGACATCGGAAAAGGGTGCACCTTGTGAGACTAGTGGACAGTCCTCTTGTAGTAAAGTTGATCAGTCCTTGTCAATGGAGGGTACTTCTATTGATGAGGGCCAACATGGAGACCAGGCAATTCATGGACTGTCAGTGGAGGTTGTAAGGGATAAGCATGTATCATCTATCGTCTCTGATTCAACGGTGAGAGGAACTGATGGTGCTGAAGCTCAAGTTATTTCTAAATCGGGTTCTTCAGAAGCTGCAG GTGCTGtatcaatacaacaaaataaccAGACATCAACAAGTTCATCGCCTTCAACTTCAAAGGAACCTACCTGTGATTCTGGCCAAAATCATCCTGAAGATAGTGACCCCAAATTACTTATAAAAGAGAAGAACAGTGATCACGTTGCTATGCATCATGTTGATG GCGGTCATGCAAAGACTGATAACAGCTCCTTTCCTTCTGCACCCTCATCTGAATCTCAAACTAAGATTCACATGATGGGAAGTGGAAGTAGTAGTGCCGATCTTGACAATCCTTCATGTGGCTCTCCTATTGTCATTAGAACATCTGAGCAGTTCCCAAGTAAAATTGGAAATGATGATTTGAAAGGATCCGAGGGTCGGAGTGCTTCAATTTCTGGGGTCATTAATGGGGAAGAGAACAAAGACCAATCTATTTCTGAGGATATGAAAAGAAATTATGCATCTCCTGGAGACAGAACTTTCACCTTTGAGGTACCTCCATTGGCAGATTTGTCTGGAAAAGAAGCTGGCAAGAATTTGCAACTTTTTTCTACCATGCAACACGACACAATATCCTCG GTCAAGGGAACACAATCAACTGCTAGCTTAAGCAAAGTGGGTACCAAGGCTGCTCAGGAGGTGAGTCATGCAAATCTTCAGGCATCTGAGAGTGAGAATGTACGTGGTCGCTCCAAAGGGACGTCTGAGGGTAGTGGCTCCAAAGGGACCTCTGAGCGTAGAGCAAGGCGAGTAGGTGGTAAGAGTGCGGGGAAGGAAGCTACTAAAAAGGGAATTGTTGCAAAAGAAATGACTCCCGCAAGTCGATCAAAAAGAAGTGCATCACTCAGTTCAGCTGGAATTGGCCAGCTTGTTCAATCCAATGAGGTGAAGCACTCTGGACATATGGAAGGGGCAACCACGAAGCCATTTGGTGTTCTTTCTACTTCAGTATCTAGCCTGCCAGACTTGAATGCCTCAGCTTCTTCATCTGCAGTTTTCCACCAGCCTTTTACCGATTTGCAACAAGTTCAGTTACGTGCTCAGATTTTTGTATATGGAGCTCTGAT TCAAGGAACAGCACCTGATGAGGCTTATATGATATCAGCATTTGGTGGACTTG ATGGTGGAAGAACCATGTGGGAGAATGCATGGCGAGCATGTATAGACAGGGTACATTCTCAAAAATCTCATCTTGTTAGCCCTGAAACTCCGATGCAGACGCCTTTAG GTGCCAAAAGTTCTGATCAGTCAGTCAAACGAAATGCACTTCAGAATAAGGTTACATCCTCACCTGTTAGTCGGTCCACCAGCAAGGGTACTCCAACAACAATTGTAAACCCAATGGTTCCCCTTTCATCACCACTTTGGAGTATTTCTACTCCTTCCTGTGATGCTCTTCAATCTACTGGCATTCCGAGAAGTGCAGTTATGGATTATCAGCAGGCACTTTCTCCATTGCGTCCTCCACCTATAAGGAATTTTGTTGGACATAATGCTCCTTGGATGTCCCAGTCCCCTTTCCGTGTACCCTGGGTTCCACAGACTTCTTCTTTTGATGCTCGTTTTCCTGTGCTTCCTATCACAGAAACAGTTAATTTGACCCCTGCAAGAGAAGCCTCTGTGCCTCATTCTTCTGCGATGAAGCAGGCGTCCACAGTTCCTATGGTCCAGAGTGGCTGTCCTGCTAATGTTTTTGCTGGGACTCCCCTGCTTGACACAAAAAAGGCAACAGCAACACGTGGTCAGCATTCTGCTTATCCAAAGCCCAGAAAGAGGAAAAAGTCTACAGTTTCTGAGGACCCTGGGCAGATTAAACCGCATTCTCAATCAGAGTCCGTTTCAGCTACTGTTGCGACTAGTAATGTGTCTACACCAGCCGCTATTACAACCCTTGCCACTGTTGTTTCCAAGTCATCCACTGACAAATTCGTTACATCTGTCCCTGTTGACCATCTTGAAAACGGTGAACAGGATTCAGATCAGAGGGTTGCTCTGTCTGAAGAGACCTTTGGTAAACTCCAGGAGGCTCAAAAGCAGGCGGAAGATGCTTCTGCTCTTGCTGCAGCTGCTGTTCATCACAGTCAAGAAATATGGAATCAGTTGGGCAAGCACAAAAATTCTGGTTTGGAACCAGATTTTGAAACAGAATTGACTTCCACTGCTGTGGCAATAGCAGCAGCTGCTTCTGTTGCAAAGGCTGCAGCTGCAGCTGCCAAGGTTGCCTCAAATGCTGCATTACAAGCAAAATTGATGGCTGATGAAGCATTGGTTTCAAGTGGCTACAAAAATTCTGTTCCAACTAATGCAATTGCTTCTGATAATGTCAAGAAGCTTGGCAAGGCTACTCCTGCATCCATCTTAAGGGGTGAAAACGCTACTAGTAGTTCAAATTCCATCATAATTGCTGCAAGGGAAGCTGCTAGGAGGAGGGTAGAAGCTGCATCAGCTGCCTCAAAGCGAGCTGAAAACATGGATGCCATTGTTAAAGCTGCTGAGCTGGCGGCGGAAGCTGTATCACAGGCTGGGAAGATTGTTGCTATGGGTGAGCCTTTTCCATTGACTGAATTGGTAGAAGCTGGTCCTGAGGCATACTGGAAAGTACCCCGAGCATCTCCTGAGTCAAATGGTTCCGTCAGAGAGCACATAGACAGTGGTCGTGTGGAAGGCCCTACTTCATCTGCTAGGCTTCCAAAAGAGGTTCAAGTAGAAAAGAGGGAAAAGCAAAGTGTTGAATATGGAATGTCACCAACTCTTAGAGAGATAGCTAGAGAGTCTATAGAGGATCATTCTAGATTAACAGGTGGAATTTTGGGTCCTACTGCAGCAAGCGGAAAGGATAAAAAGGGACCAAAAGGCCGCAAAGCTTCAGAAATTGCCAAAACTAAAGGAGTCACATCTGAATCCGAAATTGGGTTTGGACCGCCTTCCGTGATCACTCAGAGTGAACATGGGAAAGGAGGGGAAActtcaaaaaataacaatttaaggGAGGGTTCCCGTGTTGAG GTACTGAGAGATGGAGATGGCTTAAAAGTAGCATGGTTCCCAGCTGATATTCTGGATTTAAAAGATGGCAAAGCTTATGTGTGTTACAACGAACTTCGATCAGAGG ATGGTGATAAGCTAAAGGAATGGGTGGAACTTGAAGGTGAAGGGAATAGAGCACCCAGGATACGTACTGTTCGGCCTGTTACAGCCATGCCATTTGAAGGAACAAGGAAGAGGCGCAGGGCAGCTATGGGTGACTATAATTGGGCTCCTGGGGATAGGGTTGATTCATGGATGCAGGATAG CTGGTGGGAGGGAGTTGTCACTGAGAAGAGCCAGACGGATGAAACATCATTTACTGTTCACTTTCCTG CTCGAGGTGAAACATCTGTTGTCAAAGCATGGCTTCTTCGTCCTTCTCTGATTTGGAAGAATGGTAGTTGGGTTGAAGGGTCCAGTTTTCAGGATAATAATGGCTCTTCCCACGAG GGTGATACCCCTCAGGAAAAGCGACCTAGGATAGGCGGTCCTGTTGTAGAAGGCAGAGGGGAAGATAAGCTCTCAAAAAGTTTAGACCTTAAGGAGTCTTGGAAACCTGGTGACATGAGATTGCTGGATTTATCTGACAacgaaaaaatatttaatattggtaGAAGCACCAGAGATGAGAATAAGCCTGATTCACTCAAAATGGTACGTACTGGTttaaagaaggaaggatcaagagTTATTTTTGGTGTTCCTAAGCCAGGAAAGAAGAGAAAGTTTATGGAAGTAAGCAAACATTATGTTGCAGATCAGAGTG CTGCAGATGTAAGCCATGCGGAGAATATATCAGGAAAGCATAACATCATGGAGTTTAGATCATTTTCAAGTTCTGATGGAGCAGCAAAAGGCCCGGTCTTATTTTCTTCTGTGGCTTTCTCATCAGATGCTCCCCCAAAGAAAAATTCAGCATCAAATGCTAAATCTGAACGGGTTAGCAAACCGAAACTTGGACCAGCTTCTGGGAAGTTGGCCAAAATTGAGGAGGAAAAAGGCTCCAATGACAATTCAATGAAAACAGTATCTGAAGTTGAACCTCGGAGATCTAATCGGAGGATTCAACCAACGTCAAGA CTCTTGGAAGGCCTACAAAGCTCATTGATCATCTCAAAAATTCCTTCTGTTTCGCATGACAGAAGTCACAAAAGTCAAAACAGGAGTAGTAGAG GAAATAACCAAGGGTGA